The Aeromicrobium senzhongii genome includes a window with the following:
- a CDS encoding pyridoxal phosphate-dependent decarboxylase family protein, giving the protein MSPDQILAELSERRRQDLPTHGGRTLAYVYDSGLAAADEIGRQALAMYASANGLDPTAFPSLLSMEADLVAFARTHLHAGDAVVGTVTSGGTESILLAVQTARDAARVERPAMVVPSTIHAAFAKAAHYFGVELVAVPVGAEHRADVAAMTETIDRLGDRVVLVAASTPSYAHGVIDPIEELAAVTRERGLRLHVDACIGGWILPWMPDAAPWDFAVPGVTSISVDLHKYAYTPKGVSLLLHADAGLRRPQFFAYADWPGYTMLNSTMQSTKSGGPLAAAWAVVRLIGSEGYRELVEHTLTGTRALAEGIEAIDHLHLVERPDTSLVVVGTDDAVDVFTISDLMLDRGWFVQPQMRFGDEPANLHLTISAATADSVPEFLTALREAVAEAAVAGPVRIDPALAEAAATLDPDTLDDEAFDGLLALAGLAGGDGQVAVPDRLGPVNALVDVAPPRVREALMVAFLDRLTR; this is encoded by the coding sequence ATGTCGCCTGACCAGATTCTCGCCGAGCTGTCCGAGCGGCGCCGCCAGGACCTGCCCACGCACGGTGGCCGGACGCTGGCCTACGTCTACGACTCGGGCCTGGCTGCCGCCGACGAGATCGGCCGTCAGGCGCTGGCGATGTACGCGTCGGCCAACGGGCTCGACCCCACCGCCTTCCCGAGCCTGCTGTCGATGGAGGCGGACCTCGTGGCGTTCGCGCGGACGCACCTGCACGCGGGGGACGCGGTCGTCGGGACGGTCACGTCCGGCGGCACCGAGTCGATCCTGCTGGCGGTCCAGACCGCCCGGGACGCCGCCCGCGTCGAGCGACCCGCGATGGTCGTGCCCAGCACGATCCATGCCGCCTTCGCCAAGGCCGCGCACTACTTCGGTGTCGAGCTCGTCGCCGTGCCGGTCGGGGCCGAGCACCGTGCCGACGTCGCCGCCATGACCGAGACGATCGATCGCCTCGGGGACCGGGTCGTCCTGGTGGCGGCGTCGACACCCTCCTACGCCCACGGCGTGATCGACCCGATCGAGGAACTCGCCGCCGTCACGCGCGAGCGCGGCCTGCGTCTGCACGTCGACGCCTGCATCGGCGGCTGGATCCTGCCGTGGATGCCCGACGCGGCCCCGTGGGACTTCGCGGTGCCGGGCGTCACGAGCATCTCGGTGGACCTGCACAAGTACGCGTACACCCCCAAGGGCGTGTCCCTGCTGCTGCACGCCGACGCCGGGCTGCGACGGCCCCAGTTCTTCGCGTACGCCGACTGGCCCGGTTACACGATGCTCAACTCCACGATGCAGTCGACCAAGTCCGGCGGGCCGCTCGCCGCGGCCTGGGCGGTCGTCCGCCTCATCGGCTCCGAGGGATACCGCGAGCTGGTCGAGCACACGCTCACCGGCACGCGGGCGCTCGCCGAGGGGATCGAGGCCATCGACCACCTGCACCTGGTCGAGCGGCCGGACACCTCCCTGGTCGTCGTGGGCACCGACGACGCCGTCGACGTCTTCACCATCAGCGACCTCATGCTCGACCGCGGCTGGTTCGTGCAGCCCCAGATGCGCTTCGGGGACGAGCCGGCGAACCTGCACCTCACGATCTCGGCCGCCACCGCGGACTCCGTGCCGGAGTTCCTCACGGCGCTGCGCGAAGCGGTGGCCGAGGCGGCCGTGGCCGGTCCCGTCCGCATCGACCCCGCACTGGCCGAGGCCGCGGCGACCCTCGATCCGGACACGCTCGACGACGAGGCGTTCGACGGGCTCCTCGCCCTCGCCGGTCTCGCCGGTGGCGACGGTCAGGTCGCCGTGCCCGACCGGCTCGGTCCGGTCAACGCTCTGGTCGACGTCGCTCCCCCGCGGGTGCGCGAGGCACTCATGGTTGCCTTCTTGGACCGCCTCACGCGCTGA
- the purU gene encoding formyltetrahydrofolate deformylase, whose product MDVPQPHSDFILTFACPDRVGIVATIASTLAQDGWTITESQQYADPDTRRFFMRVRFAADREVELEQMRAMLSPALEPFEMDWELHDATAPLRVVVMVSKQGHVLNNLLFHTRQGQLPIEIVAVVSNHPDWRDVVEWHGIEFHQIRVTPETKRETEQFVLDLMERTQAEALILARYMQILTDQMCRDVHGRAINIHHSLLPSFKGARPYEQAHRHGVKVIGATAHYVTADLDEGPIIEQDFRRVDHRSSAAELAAMGQDLEARALVHAVRAHAEHRVLLNGMKTVVFD is encoded by the coding sequence ATGGACGTTCCCCAGCCGCACAGCGACTTCATCTTGACCTTCGCCTGCCCCGACCGGGTGGGCATCGTGGCGACGATCGCCTCGACGCTGGCGCAGGACGGTTGGACGATCACCGAGAGCCAGCAGTACGCCGATCCCGACACCCGGCGCTTCTTCATGCGGGTGCGATTCGCCGCCGACCGCGAGGTCGAGCTGGAGCAGATGCGGGCGATGCTGTCCCCGGCCCTCGAGCCGTTCGAGATGGACTGGGAGCTGCACGACGCGACCGCTCCGCTGCGCGTCGTCGTCATGGTCTCCAAGCAGGGACACGTGCTCAACAACCTGCTGTTCCACACCCGGCAGGGTCAGCTGCCGATCGAGATCGTCGCGGTCGTGTCGAACCACCCCGACTGGCGCGACGTGGTCGAGTGGCACGGGATCGAGTTCCACCAGATCCGCGTGACCCCCGAGACCAAGCGCGAGACTGAGCAGTTCGTCCTGGACCTGATGGAGCGCACGCAGGCCGAGGCGCTGATCCTGGCCCGGTACATGCAGATCCTGACCGACCAGATGTGCCGCGACGTCCACGGCCGCGCCATCAACATCCACCACTCGCTGCTGCCGAGCTTCAAGGGCGCGCGACCCTACGAGCAGGCGCACCGGCACGGGGTGAAGGTCATCGGCGCCACGGCACACTACGTCACGGCCGACCTCGACGAGGGGCCGATCATCGAGCAGGACTTCCGCCGCGTCGACCACCGCTCGTCGGCCGCGGAGCTGGCGGCGATGGGTCAGGACCTCGAGGCGCGTGCGCTGGTGCACGCGGTGCGCGCGCACGCCGAGCACCGGGTGCTGCTCAACGGGATGAAGACGGTCGTCTTCGACTGA
- a CDS encoding MBL fold metallo-hydrolase, which translates to MRIKLGRPDLSAHASLFDAPEAAPGAPSVTFAGVSTLSFDDGESALVIDGFFSRPSLVKVGLGTIAPVPERIDAALERLGLIGATAPRVEAVLPVHSHFDHVMDSPEVARRTGALLVGGTSTVQVGRGADLDPEQTRLLAPATPTAYGPWTVTGVPSAHCPPDRFPGTIDEPLRTPARAKAYRCGEAWSLLVEHPATGSTLVQGSAGFVPGALDGTRADVVYLGVGQLGVLGEDYIAQYWRHTVSAVGARRVVMTHWDDFFRPLTAPLRALPYAGDDLDVTVRVLRTLAERDGVRLHLPTLWRREDPWTD; encoded by the coding sequence ATGCGCATCAAGCTCGGTCGCCCCGACCTGTCCGCCCACGCGAGCCTGTTCGACGCGCCCGAGGCGGCGCCGGGCGCGCCGTCGGTGACCTTCGCCGGGGTCTCGACGCTCTCCTTCGACGACGGCGAGTCGGCCCTGGTGATCGACGGGTTCTTCTCGCGGCCGTCGCTGGTGAAGGTGGGACTCGGAACGATCGCTCCGGTGCCCGAGCGGATCGACGCGGCCCTCGAGCGACTCGGCCTGATCGGGGCGACGGCGCCGCGGGTCGAGGCGGTCCTGCCGGTCCACAGCCACTTCGACCACGTCATGGACTCCCCCGAGGTCGCCCGGCGCACGGGGGCGCTCCTCGTCGGCGGTACCTCCACCGTGCAGGTCGGCCGTGGCGCGGACCTCGATCCCGAGCAGACCCGGCTCCTGGCGCCGGCCACCCCGACCGCCTACGGGCCCTGGACCGTCACGGGAGTGCCGTCGGCGCACTGCCCGCCGGATCGCTTTCCCGGCACCATCGACGAACCGCTGCGCACGCCCGCGCGCGCGAAGGCCTATCGCTGCGGCGAGGCGTGGTCGCTGCTGGTCGAGCACCCCGCCACGGGGTCCACGCTCGTGCAGGGCAGTGCCGGGTTCGTACCGGGAGCCTTGGACGGCACCCGCGCCGACGTGGTCTACCTCGGCGTCGGACAACTGGGCGTGCTCGGCGAGGACTACATCGCGCAGTACTGGCGCCACACGGTCTCGGCGGTCGGGGCACGGCGCGTGGTGATGACGCACTGGGACGACTTCTTCCGCCCGCTCACGGCACCGCTGCGCGCCCTGCCCTACGCCGGGGACGACCTCGACGTGACGGTGCGCGTCCTGCGCACGCTGGCCGAGCGCGATGGGGTGCGGCTGCACCTGCCGACGCTGTGGCGGCGCGAGGATCCCTGGACGGACTGA
- a CDS encoding cupin domain-containing protein: MESTHLPSLGSDLLDQARASHAGRSAAALHPGRHHHLRQTVIALAADHRLDEHEAPPEATLQVLTGSVRLTAGEESWDGSAGDLLVIPDHRHDLLALEDAVVLLTTLVDAT, encoded by the coding sequence ATGGAGTCCACGCATCTGCCGTCCCTCGGAAGCGACCTGCTCGACCAGGCACGCGCCTCACACGCGGGCCGCAGTGCGGCGGCCCTGCACCCGGGGCGTCACCATCACCTGCGCCAGACCGTGATCGCGCTGGCGGCGGACCACCGGCTCGACGAGCACGAGGCGCCGCCGGAGGCGACCCTGCAGGTGCTCACCGGATCGGTGCGGCTGACCGCAGGCGAGGAGAGCTGGGACGGATCAGCCGGCGACCTGCTGGTGATCCCCGACCACCGCCATGACCTGCTGGCACTCGAGGACGCCGTCGTCCTGCTGACCACGCTCGTCGACGCGACCTGA
- a CDS encoding RNA polymerase sigma factor, whose translation MNIVPQDPSAEEAERFGASLWELRVPIHAYLARRSPTDADDLLVDVWVAAYTSRHTFDAARGDVRPWLFGVARNVLRAHLRRSRRPATPFRQRDTSGQDWEAVDERLDALSVAPELRAALAQVPPAEREVLLLVAWEGLSPTEAASVLGLRQGTARSRLHRARERLRVAMSERSTDDRTSEGQKGTGREGRR comes from the coding sequence GTGAACATCGTGCCTCAGGACCCGTCAGCCGAAGAGGCCGAGCGGTTCGGTGCATCCCTGTGGGAGCTTCGGGTGCCGATCCATGCGTATCTGGCGCGCCGGTCACCGACGGACGCCGATGACCTCCTGGTCGATGTGTGGGTCGCCGCCTACACGAGCCGACACACCTTCGACGCCGCTCGAGGGGACGTCCGGCCCTGGCTCTTCGGGGTCGCTCGCAATGTCCTGCGCGCGCATCTGCGTCGCAGTCGCCGGCCCGCAACACCGTTCCGCCAGCGCGACACCTCGGGCCAGGACTGGGAAGCCGTCGATGAGCGCCTCGACGCCCTTTCCGTCGCACCCGAGCTGCGCGCAGCGTTGGCCCAGGTGCCGCCGGCCGAACGTGAGGTCCTTCTCCTCGTGGCGTGGGAAGGGCTCTCTCCGACCGAAGCGGCCTCGGTCCTCGGCCTGCGCCAAGGGACAGCGCGATCACGCCTGCATCGTGCTCGTGAGCGCCTGCGCGTTGCGATGAGCGAACGCTCGACCGACGACCGGACAAGTGAGGGGCAGAAGGGCACTGGACGAGAGGGACGGCGATGA
- a CDS encoding GNAT family N-acetyltransferase, which yields MTDPWTTPAILTGSLVRLEPLTIDHAAGLAAAGDDEAVFEHLRGWDAMDADVAAQRIARTLADPALVPWAQVDLRTGEVAGMTCFYDVSPAMRTVAIGHTWIGRRFWRSGLNTEAKLLLLTRAFDELGCVRVVWHTDILNQRSQDAIARLGARREGILRKHKLRDDGSWRDTVTFSMLDDEWPTAAQRLRTALER from the coding sequence GTGACAGATCCGTGGACGACGCCCGCGATCCTGACCGGATCCCTCGTGCGCCTCGAGCCCCTGACGATCGACCACGCGGCCGGGCTCGCCGCCGCCGGTGACGACGAGGCCGTGTTCGAGCACCTGCGCGGCTGGGACGCGATGGACGCCGACGTGGCCGCGCAGCGGATCGCTCGGACCCTGGCCGACCCGGCGCTCGTGCCGTGGGCGCAGGTCGACCTGCGCACCGGCGAGGTCGCCGGCATGACGTGCTTCTACGACGTGAGCCCTGCGATGAGGACCGTCGCGATCGGGCACACCTGGATCGGCCGGCGCTTCTGGCGCAGCGGGTTGAACACCGAGGCGAAACTGCTGCTGCTGACGCGCGCGTTCGACGAGCTCGGCTGCGTGCGGGTCGTGTGGCACACCGACATCCTCAACCAGCGCTCGCAGGACGCGATCGCCCGGCTCGGCGCCCGGCGTGAGGGCATCCTGCGCAAGCACAAGCTGCGCGACGACGGATCGTGGCGCGACACCGTGACGTTCTCGATGCTCGACGACGAGTGGCCGACCGCCGCACAGCGGCTCCGGACCGCGCTCGAGCGCTGA
- a CDS encoding MFS transporter, producing the protein MVEPTLTRARVATSAVLFTNGFVLGAWIVHIPAIMDRTDISAATLGTLLLWTGVCAWVAMQAAGFFVDRTGSARAVVVALVVMCLAIVLPSLATNVWTLAAGLGILGAANGVVDVAQNAQAVTVERAYGRPIMSSFHAYFSAGGLAASALGGAMLALGSPVPLDFVVFAIIGLVLVVAVRPHLLDHDVRDSQDRPGRPAWTLQIVLLGALAFALMLAEGVAYDWSTVHLRDELGTSEALAAVAYGAFSLTMFVSRLVVDRIVAVTGAGTFVRWASLLGACGLTIAIVAPTPAIAILGWAVVGIGLAGCVPQFFSAAGNVDPRHGAAIIARVTGMGYVALLSGPSIIGLLTHWVPLTTAFLVPLALCLVASALAPRALGSRR; encoded by the coding sequence GTGGTGGAACCGACGTTGACCCGGGCCCGCGTGGCCACGTCCGCGGTGCTGTTCACCAACGGTTTCGTGCTGGGTGCCTGGATCGTGCACATCCCCGCGATCATGGACCGCACCGACATCTCGGCGGCCACGCTCGGGACGCTGCTGCTGTGGACGGGCGTGTGCGCCTGGGTCGCGATGCAGGCAGCAGGGTTCTTCGTCGACCGGACCGGCAGCGCCCGAGCCGTGGTGGTCGCACTGGTCGTGATGTGTCTCGCCATCGTGTTGCCCAGCCTGGCGACGAACGTGTGGACCCTCGCGGCCGGGCTCGGCATCCTGGGTGCCGCCAACGGCGTCGTCGACGTCGCCCAGAACGCACAGGCCGTCACCGTGGAGCGGGCCTACGGCCGCCCGATCATGTCGTCGTTCCACGCGTACTTCTCCGCCGGCGGCCTGGCCGCGTCGGCGCTCGGTGGCGCGATGCTGGCGCTCGGCTCGCCGGTCCCGCTGGACTTCGTGGTGTTCGCGATCATCGGGCTCGTCCTCGTCGTCGCGGTGCGGCCGCACCTGCTCGACCACGACGTGCGCGACTCGCAGGACCGACCCGGCCGGCCCGCGTGGACCCTGCAGATCGTGCTGCTCGGAGCGCTGGCCTTCGCGCTCATGCTGGCCGAGGGCGTGGCCTACGACTGGAGCACCGTCCACCTGCGCGACGAGCTCGGCACCTCCGAGGCCCTCGCCGCCGTGGCCTACGGCGCGTTCAGCCTGACGATGTTCGTCTCGCGCCTGGTCGTCGACCGGATCGTCGCGGTGACGGGCGCCGGGACCTTCGTCCGATGGGCCTCGCTGCTGGGTGCCTGCGGCCTCACCATCGCGATCGTCGCCCCCACCCCCGCGATCGCCATCCTCGGCTGGGCCGTCGTCGGCATCGGGCTGGCCGGCTGCGTCCCCCAGTTCTTCTCGGCCGCCGGCAACGTCGATCCGCGTCACGGCGCGGCGATCATCGCCCGCGTCACCGGCATGGGCTACGTGGCGCTCCTGAGCGGACCCTCGATCATCGGTCTGCTGACGCACTGGGTCCCGCTGACCACGGCCTTCCTCGTCCCCCTCGCCCTGTGCCTCGTGGCCAGTGCCCTCGCCCCTCGCGCCCTCGGGAGCCGCCGATGA
- a CDS encoding AI-2E family transporter, whose product MSETRIRDRAVIIDQGFGVVQRWGIRLVVIAAALYVLGWAVGHTWVIWFPVALAILFATVLGPPAKALRDRGVPAAAAAGLVLLAFLAALGFLFSILIPQLIDEAPQIADRAAKGVGEVQEWLLNGPLPVESNQISNALDSIEDWLRNSAGDISSGVLSTIGVATNVVVNTVLVLILTFLFIKDGHRFLPFVERLGGHRVGGHLRELLYRAWNTLGGFIRTQALVSLIDAVLIGTALLVVGQPLWVPLALITFIGGFIPIIGAFASGAIAVLVTLVTNSPRDAVIVLIVIVAVQQLEGNVLSPMLQGKSMNLHPAVVLMAVTAGGSMFGITGAFLAVPVTATVAEILRYANERIDAALTAGGDPVALTSTTPASDPPDDPDPGTGRPL is encoded by the coding sequence GTGAGCGAGACACGCATTCGCGACCGGGCCGTCATCATCGATCAGGGCTTCGGCGTGGTCCAGCGCTGGGGCATCCGCCTCGTCGTGATCGCGGCCGCCCTGTACGTCCTCGGTTGGGCGGTCGGACACACGTGGGTGATCTGGTTCCCGGTCGCCCTGGCGATCCTGTTCGCGACGGTCCTCGGCCCGCCGGCCAAGGCCCTGCGCGACCGCGGGGTGCCGGCCGCCGCCGCTGCGGGACTCGTGCTGCTGGCCTTCCTGGCCGCGCTCGGATTCCTGTTCTCGATCCTCATCCCGCAGCTGATCGACGAGGCGCCCCAGATCGCCGACCGCGCCGCGAAGGGCGTCGGCGAGGTGCAGGAGTGGCTCCTCAACGGCCCCCTGCCCGTGGAGTCGAACCAGATCAGCAACGCGCTCGACTCGATCGAGGACTGGCTGCGCAACAGCGCCGGTGACATCAGCAGCGGCGTCCTGTCCACGATCGGCGTCGCCACGAACGTCGTCGTCAACACCGTCCTGGTGCTGATCCTGACCTTCCTGTTCATCAAGGACGGCCACCGCTTCCTGCCCTTCGTGGAGCGCCTCGGCGGCCACCGCGTCGGCGGCCACCTGCGTGAGCTGCTCTACCGGGCGTGGAACACCCTGGGCGGCTTCATCCGCACCCAGGCCCTCGTCTCGCTGATCGACGCCGTGCTGATCGGCACCGCACTGCTGGTCGTCGGCCAGCCGCTGTGGGTGCCGTTGGCGCTCATCACCTTCATCGGCGGGTTCATCCCGATCATCGGTGCCTTCGCCAGCGGCGCGATCGCCGTGCTGGTCACGCTCGTGACGAACTCGCCGCGGGACGCCGTGATCGTCCTGATCGTGATCGTCGCCGTGCAGCAGCTCGAGGGCAACGTCCTGTCGCCGATGCTGCAGGGCAAGAGCATGAACCTGCACCCGGCGGTCGTGCTGATGGCCGTCACCGCCGGCGGCTCGATGTTCGGCATCACCGGAGCGTTCCTGGCGGTGCCCGTCACGGCCACGGTCGCCGAGATCCTGCGCTACGCCAACGAGCGGATCGACGCGGCCCTGACGGCCGGCGGCGACCCCGTGGCGCTCACCTCGACGACCCCGGCGTCAGACCCGCCGGACGACCCCGACCCGGGGACCGGCCGACCACTCTGA
- a CDS encoding MFS transporter: MTVAFLGRIPLAMSQMGVLLLVAQATGRYGIAGATAGALAVANAAGSPFFGALADRIGQRPVVLIQSVAGSLGLVSIVFFAGQEVSSAVLVVVAALTGLAMPQVGPLARVRWRPVLALRVNEGRIRKDEVDRFVDLAFSYEGAGDEASFVLGPALVGILGVLIGAEGALLAAAVLLLVFGTWFAAHRTAALVPRGSEHAPTRGVRLWTSAFLSLAAAVFLMGVLFGSIQTGTTVLATDQGHPDVAGLIHAVLGIGSVVAAFALAAVPASVLYATRMLIASGAMLVLASPLMFVHTIPQLVAVIALMGFAVAPYLISAFALAGLIVPPARIGTAMTFMAGATGLGYATGASIAGRAADGAFGSEGPTPAFTVTIAAMGAALLLSLASQRVLRRAKIASSV; encoded by the coding sequence GTGACGGTGGCCTTCCTGGGACGCATTCCGCTCGCGATGAGCCAGATGGGCGTGCTGCTGCTGGTCGCCCAGGCCACGGGGCGTTACGGCATCGCCGGCGCCACGGCCGGCGCCCTCGCGGTCGCGAACGCGGCCGGGTCCCCGTTCTTCGGCGCGCTCGCCGATCGCATCGGTCAGCGCCCCGTCGTCCTCATCCAGTCGGTCGCCGGATCGCTGGGCCTGGTCTCGATCGTGTTCTTCGCCGGCCAGGAGGTCTCCTCGGCCGTGCTCGTCGTCGTCGCGGCGCTCACCGGTCTGGCCATGCCCCAGGTCGGCCCGCTGGCGCGCGTGCGCTGGCGGCCCGTGCTGGCCCTGCGGGTCAACGAGGGCCGCATCCGCAAGGACGAGGTCGACCGCTTCGTCGATCTCGCGTTCTCCTACGAGGGCGCCGGCGACGAGGCCTCGTTCGTGCTCGGCCCGGCGCTGGTCGGCATCCTCGGTGTCCTCATCGGCGCCGAGGGGGCACTGCTCGCCGCCGCGGTCCTGTTGCTGGTCTTCGGCACGTGGTTCGCTGCGCACCGGACGGCGGCGCTCGTGCCGCGCGGCAGCGAGCACGCGCCCACGCGCGGCGTCCGGCTGTGGACCTCGGCGTTCCTGTCGCTGGCCGCGGCCGTGTTCCTCATGGGCGTGCTGTTCGGCAGCATCCAGACGGGCACCACGGTGCTGGCCACCGATCAGGGCCACCCCGACGTGGCAGGCCTGATCCACGCGGTGCTCGGCATCGGGAGCGTCGTCGCTGCCTTCGCGCTGGCGGCGGTGCCGGCCAGCGTCCTGTACGCCACCCGGATGCTGATCGCCTCCGGAGCGATGCTCGTGCTCGCCTCGCCGCTGATGTTCGTCCACACCATCCCGCAGCTGGTCGCGGTGATCGCGTTGATGGGCTTCGCCGTCGCGCCGTACCTGATCAGCGCCTTCGCCCTCGCGGGTCTCATCGTCCCTCCGGCACGGATCGGGACGGCGATGACCTTCATGGCCGGCGCCACGGGGCTGGGCTATGCGACGGGTGCGTCGATCGCCGGCCGCGCCGCCGACGGCGCCTTCGGCTCCGAGGGTCCGACCCCGGCCTTCACCGTCACCATCGCCGCCATGGGGGCGGCGCTCCTGCTGTCGTTGGCCTCGCAGCGGGTCCTGCGCAGGGCCAAGATCGCCTCCTCCGTCTGA
- a CDS encoding uracil-DNA glycosylase, which translates to MSLDDLMAPDWAEAMEPVSEQIATMGEFLRAEVAAGNSYLPEPDAIFRAFRTPLAQVRVLVTGQDPYPTPGHAMGLSFSVRPDVRPLPRSLVNIYTELQADLGIEPAAHGDLSAWADQGVMLLNRVLTVRPGEAASHRGKGWESITDRAIAALVERGGPLVAILWGRDAQALAPRLGDVPRIESPHPSPLSASRGFFGSRPFSRADDALRKQGAQPVDWRLPG; encoded by the coding sequence ATGAGCCTCGATGACCTGATGGCGCCGGACTGGGCCGAGGCGATGGAGCCCGTCAGCGAGCAGATCGCCACCATGGGTGAGTTCCTGCGCGCCGAGGTGGCTGCGGGAAACAGCTACCTGCCGGAGCCGGACGCGATCTTCCGCGCCTTCCGCACTCCCCTGGCCCAGGTGCGGGTGCTGGTCACCGGACAGGATCCGTACCCCACGCCGGGACACGCGATGGGCCTGTCCTTCTCGGTCCGGCCCGACGTGCGACCGCTGCCGCGCAGCCTGGTCAACATCTACACCGAGCTGCAGGCCGACCTCGGCATCGAGCCGGCGGCCCACGGCGACCTCTCCGCCTGGGCCGACCAGGGCGTCATGCTGCTCAACCGCGTCCTGACCGTCCGGCCCGGCGAGGCGGCGAGCCATCGCGGCAAGGGCTGGGAGTCGATCACCGACCGGGCGATCGCCGCGCTGGTCGAACGCGGTGGTCCGCTCGTCGCGATCCTGTGGGGTCGCGACGCCCAGGCACTGGCCCCACGGCTGGGCGACGTCCCCCGGATCGAGTCGCCTCACCCCAGCCCGCTGTCGGCCTCCCGGGGGTTCTTCGGCTCCCGCCCGTTCAGCCGCGCCGACGACGCGCTCCGGAAGCAGGGTGCACAGCCGGTCGATTGGCGCCTCCCCGGCTAG
- a CDS encoding class I SAM-dependent methyltransferase: MSQIEHRVELDADLTNPDYSGLVLTDEEIAAGAHRTFVGGVWDSHGKHQLDFLISQGLKPHHKLMDVGCGSFRAGRHFIDYLDAGNYYGIDANHSVMQAGYDNELSDEQRAKLPIENLRANDRFDTDFGATFDYAIANSVFTHVSLNHIRLCMYRLDKVMAPGGSFYATYFVRKKSVPIDAVKPIKRRNKGYFTEKNNYVYYREDLRWAAKWGDWSYTWIGDWGHPANQQMVRYTKLTPEQVEERRAAREKAANPGRVRRIARRIVG; encoded by the coding sequence GTGTCGCAGATCGAGCACCGCGTCGAATTGGACGCCGACCTGACGAATCCGGACTATTCCGGGCTCGTCCTGACCGACGAGGAGATCGCCGCAGGCGCGCACCGCACGTTCGTCGGCGGCGTCTGGGACTCCCATGGCAAGCACCAACTGGACTTCCTGATCTCGCAGGGCCTGAAGCCGCACCACAAGCTGATGGACGTCGGCTGCGGCTCCTTCCGGGCCGGCCGGCACTTCATCGACTACCTCGACGCCGGCAACTACTACGGCATCGACGCCAACCACTCGGTGATGCAGGCCGGCTACGACAACGAGCTCTCGGACGAGCAGCGCGCGAAGCTGCCGATCGAGAACCTGAGGGCGAACGATCGCTTCGACACCGACTTCGGCGCGACGTTCGACTACGCGATCGCCAACTCGGTCTTCACCCACGTCTCGTTGAACCACATCCGGCTGTGCATGTACCGGCTCGACAAGGTCATGGCGCCGGGCGGCTCCTTCTACGCCACGTACTTCGTGCGCAAGAAGTCCGTGCCGATCGACGCGGTCAAGCCGATCAAGCGCCGCAACAAGGGCTACTTCACCGAGAAGAACAACTACGTCTACTACCGCGAGGACCTGCGCTGGGCGGCGAAGTGGGGCGACTGGTCGTACACGTGGATCGGCGACTGGGGGCATCCGGCCAACCAGCAGATGGTCAGGTACACCAAGCTCACGCCCGAGCAGGTCGAGGAGCGTCGCGCCGCCCGTGAGAAGGCCGCCAACCCCGGCCGGGTGCGCCGGATCGCCCGGCGCATCGTCGGCTGA